In Miscanthus floridulus cultivar M001 chromosome 5, ASM1932011v1, whole genome shotgun sequence, one genomic interval encodes:
- the LOC136453272 gene encoding uncharacterized protein, whose amino-acid sequence METIKCCIACILPCGALDVVRIVHSNGRVEEISGGPVLAGEIMKAYPKHVLRKPPSTCPADGGGGGIVVQKPVILPPNAELQRGKIYFLMPVMATTPAAAPAPEKPAAKLQLPAPATPAGQTAAAAASVARRRRRRKDHTAARDGAAAACSSGAAAGPAPAEDEKERLLANERYLSEIMKEKASTAKDRRRGRVAVWRPHLESITEDDL is encoded by the coding sequence ATGGAGACCATCAAGTGCTGCATCGCGTGCATCCTGCCGTGCGGGGCGCTGGACGTGGTGCGGATCGTGCATTCCAACGGACGCGTGGAGGAGATCAGCGGGGGCCCCGTGCTGGCCGGGGAGATCATGAAGGCGTACCCCAAGCACGTCCTCCGGAAGCCGCCGTCCACGTGCccggccgacggcggcggcggcggcatcgtcGTGCAGAAGCCCGTCATCCTGCCGCCCAATGCCGAGCTGCAGAGGGGCAAGATCTACTTCCTCATGCCGGTCATGGCCACCACCCCGGCCGCGGCGCCCGCGCCCGAGAAGCCCGCCGCGAAGCTACAGCTACCGGCGCCGGCGACGCCCGCCGGCCAAACcgcggcggcggctgcttcgGTGGCGAGGAGGCGGCGCCGGAGGAAAGACCACACCGCCGCACGGGACGGAGCGGCCGCCGCCTGCAGCAGCGGGGCCGCAGCCGGGCCGGCGCCGGCGGAGGACGAGAAGGAGCGGCTGCTGGCCAACGAGAGGTACCTGTCGGAGATCATGAAGGAGAAGGCCTCCACGGCGAAGGACCGGCGGCGGGGGCGCGTCGCCGTGTGGCGGCCGCACCTGGAGAGCATCACCGAGGATGACTTGTAA
- the LOC136453275 gene encoding glutathione S-transferase T3-like: MSQKSKRTSAPTPMEIPPPVAQSGQPATTQPVPPPSIPSMFGPGVWCPPRPPQSMPPSSAPCWLTGVQQPGMASSSAQGPWWAPPGVGASAYPWSGPNLEESDVQEWGLDSHPPGGFLNILKSTPQAASNGSSSQAIHIDVDNNTRTEKRLTWTKKEDLRLVAAWVNNSNDPIQANFKKNDQYWKGVADVFNSTTPKDRVRTAKQIKDHFGRIKKRVAWFGGNWKEANAMWASGESDEDVMNKALQSYEEDHKKDGPFMFRHCWEVLSKEPKWDAYLERLEDLEPGKRKFVEEDVGQHFSLDDDERPIGGKKAKEQMKKKKSSLL, from the exons ATGAGTCAGAAGTCCAAGAGAACATCTGCGCCAACGCCCATGGAGATTCCGCCGCCGGTGGCTCAGTCTGGTCAGCCCGCGACGACTCAGCCCGTTCCCCCGCCGTCCATCCCTTCCATGTTTGGACCTGGTGTCTGGTGCCCGCCTCGCCCGCCACAGTCCATGCCTCCCTCCTCCGCACCATGCTGGCTAACCGGCGTACAGCAACCGGGCATGGCAAGCTCATCGGCTCAAGGCCCTTGGTGGGCACCTCCTGGCGTTGGTGCTTCAGCATATCCTTGGTCTGGGCCTAATCTTGAGGAGTCCGATGTGCAAGAATG GGGATTAGATTCTCACCCTCCTGGTGGTTTCCTAAATATTTTGAAGAGCACACCACAAGCTGCGAGCAATGGGAGTTCATCACAAGCAATACATATTGATGTTGACAACAATACTAGGACTGAAAAACGCTTGACATGGACAAAAAAGGAGGATCTTAGATTG GTCGCTGCTTGGGTGAATAATTCAAATGATCCAATCCAAGCCAATTTTAAGAAGAATGATCAGTACTGGAAAGGTGTTGCTGATGTATTTAATAGCACCACCCCAAAAGACCGAGTCAGGACAGCCAAGCAAATAAAGGATCACTTTGGAAGAATTAAGAAAAGGGTTGCTTGGTTTGGTGGTAACTGGAAGGAGGCCAATGCTATGTGGGCTAGTGGTGAATCTGATGAGGATGTAATGAACAAGGCACTGCAAAGTTACGAAGAAGACCACAAAAAAGATGGGCCATTCATGTTTAGGCATTGTTGGGAAGTTCTTAGCAAGGAGCCAAAATGGGACGCCTATCTGGAACGCCTCGAGGATCTTGAACCAGGCAAGAGAaagtttgttgaggaggatgtgGGGCAACATTTCTCTCTAGATGATGATGAACGGCCAATAGGGGGCAAGAAAGCTAAGGAGCAGATGAAGAAAAAAAAGAGCAGCCTTTTATAA
- the LOC136455226 gene encoding glutathione S-transferase T3-like has product MSRKSKRTSAPTPMEIPPPVAQSGPPATTQPVPPPSIPSMFGPGVWCPPRPPQSMPPSSAPCWLTGVQQPGMASSSAQGPWWAPPGVGASAYPWSGPNLEESDVQEWGLDSHPPGGFLNILKSTPQAASNGSSSQAIHIDVDNNTRTEKRLTWTKKEDLRLVAAWVNNSNDPIQANFKKNDQYWKGVADVFNSTTPKDRVRTAKQIKDHFGRIKKRVAWFGGNWKEANAMWASGESDEDVMNKALQSYEEDHKKDGPFMFRHCWEVLSKEPKWDAYLERLEDLEPGKRKFVEEDVGQHFSLDDDEQPIGGKKAKEQIKKKKEQPCIIDLEDELNNFLDA; this is encoded by the exons ATGAGTCGGAAGTCCAAGAGAACATCTGCGCCAACGCCCATGGAGATTCCGCCGCCGGTGGCTCAGTCTGGTCCGCCCGCGACGACTCAGCCCGTTCCCCCGCCGTCCATCCCTTCCATGTTTGGACCTGGTGTCTGGTGCCCGCCTCGCCCGCCACAGTCCATGCCTCCCTCCTCCGCACCATGCTGGCTAACCGGCGTACAGCAACCGGGCATGGCAAGCTCATCGGCTCAAGGCCCTTGGTGGGCACCTCCTGGCGTTGGTGCTTCAGCATATCCTTGGTCTGGGCCTAATCTTGAGGAGTCCGATGTGCAAGAATG GGGATTAGATTCTCACCCTCCTGGTGGTTTCCTAAATATTTTGAAGAGCACACCACAAGCTGCGAGCAATGGGAGTTCATCACAAGCAATACATATTGATGTTGACAACAATACTAGGACTGAAAAACGCTTGACATGGACAAAAAAGGAGGATCTTAGATTG GTCGCTGCTTGGGTGAATAATTCAAATGATCCAATCCAAGCCAATTTTAAGAAGAATGATCAGTACTGGAAAGGTGTTGCTGATGTATTTAATAGCACCACCCCAAAAGACCGGGTCAGGACAGCCAAGCAAATAAAGGATCACTTTGGAAGAATTAAGAAAAGGGTTGCTTGGTTTGGTGGTAACTGGAAGGAGGCCAATGCTATGTGGGCTAGTGGTGAATCTGATGAGGATGTAATGAACAAGGCACTGCAAAGTTACGAAGAAGACCACAAAAAAGATGGGCCATTCATGTTTAGGCATTGTTGGGAAGTTCTTAGCAAGGAGCCAAAATGGGACGCCTATCTGGAACGCCTCGAGGATCTTGAACCAGGCAAGAGAaagtttgttgaggaggatgtgGGGCAACATTTCTCTCTAGATGATGATGAACAGCCAATAGGGGGCAAGAAAGCTAAGGAGCagataaagaaaaaaaaagagcagCCTTGTATAATAGATCTTGAAGATGAGCTTAACAACTTTTTAGATGCCTAA